In a single window of the Planctomycetia bacterium genome:
- a CDS encoding HEAT repeat domain-containing protein: MTARIKLIDFFRNADDSAADDALLKALDHVPPDAHLYLIDLILDRDSPTGLTGIVEQFDQLESSARSRIVAATSKLFSALRTSFRSSRSQTRLNALQIIRRSENPRLAYLAALAIHDGAVQIRAEAAVTLREMSLRHLSNLASTTAILRDAEDDGGTLAATIVATVRMIIEEQQFLLSAMEDALASFESHHRAEVLEAAMLFAAQIEGQLFTKNTITRGKLTQAMLEIIGENLSKRFVPFLYVSLKYPELRRQICELLAACKDTDFFAEFIREHWLTRDPEIRKGMLQIRSLEWLGDGFEPSFTLPADVAAATPNWVLALGIPLEQKVAVLLNFLLIDNTEANRAAVWALCQLDSARATLALQGAIDHEDTVVREIAAQEIQFRKEREGAVRQQVMGNRPTEWSSLLESAGISEEFDDLWRNFEKVSPSMARAAGKRALDYVPGLSVQLQNKLTGNQAIDRIRALRLILALELAEHFKREIFSITNDPTPEVRATAIRALGRIGDLTSHRILERALAQDTPLVQTQALEALEQMGGIKETSLFIPLLKSPDANVRAAAVRILLKMRVPEAASSLVAMMQDARIEHRCMALWVVDQYRLAAIAPRLRDMVKNDPDPRIARTAQQVLRRIERGNVEVSSASGIHSQARGVES, encoded by the coding sequence ATGACTGCGCGCATCAAGCTCATCGACTTTTTTCGTAATGCGGATGACTCCGCCGCAGACGATGCGCTCCTCAAGGCCCTGGATCATGTTCCGCCCGACGCACACCTGTATCTCATAGATCTCATCCTGGATCGCGACTCACCCACGGGCCTGACGGGTATCGTGGAGCAATTCGATCAACTGGAATCCTCGGCGCGCTCGCGCATCGTGGCCGCTACATCGAAGCTCTTCTCCGCGCTTCGCACGAGTTTTCGAAGCTCGCGGAGCCAGACTCGGCTTAATGCATTGCAGATCATTCGCCGAAGTGAAAACCCCCGGCTTGCTTACCTGGCGGCGCTGGCCATCCACGACGGCGCCGTGCAGATTCGCGCGGAAGCCGCCGTCACACTTCGAGAGATGAGCCTAAGACACCTGTCGAATCTTGCGTCGACGACCGCCATTTTGCGCGATGCCGAGGACGACGGCGGCACACTGGCCGCGACCATCGTCGCAACCGTTCGCATGATCATTGAAGAGCAGCAGTTCCTCCTGAGCGCGATGGAGGATGCCCTGGCGAGCTTCGAAAGCCACCACCGGGCAGAAGTCCTTGAGGCGGCGATGCTGTTCGCCGCCCAAATCGAGGGCCAGCTCTTCACCAAGAACACAATCACGCGCGGCAAGCTGACGCAGGCAATGCTCGAAATCATCGGCGAAAACCTTTCAAAGCGATTCGTCCCGTTCCTTTACGTCTCATTGAAATACCCGGAACTTCGCAGGCAGATTTGCGAATTGCTCGCCGCCTGCAAGGATACGGATTTTTTCGCCGAGTTCATTCGGGAGCACTGGCTGACGCGCGATCCGGAAATCCGAAAGGGCATGCTCCAGATTCGTTCGCTTGAGTGGCTGGGAGACGGGTTTGAACCTTCCTTCACCTTGCCCGCCGATGTCGCTGCGGCCACGCCCAATTGGGTGCTGGCTTTGGGGATTCCGCTCGAACAGAAGGTCGCCGTGCTGCTCAACTTTCTGCTCATCGACAATACCGAGGCAAACAGGGCCGCGGTATGGGCCCTGTGCCAGCTCGATTCCGCAAGGGCGACGCTTGCGTTGCAGGGCGCGATCGACCACGAAGACACGGTGGTTCGAGAAATCGCCGCCCAGGAGATTCAGTTTCGAAAGGAACGAGAAGGCGCCGTCCGGCAGCAGGTCATGGGAAATCGCCCGACCGAGTGGTCCTCCCTGCTGGAGTCGGCGGGTATTAGCGAAGAGTTTGACGACCTGTGGCGCAATTTCGAAAAGGTCTCGCCGTCGATGGCCCGCGCAGCCGGAAAAAGGGCCCTCGACTACGTGCCAGGCCTGTCCGTGCAACTGCAGAATAAGCTCACGGGGAATCAGGCGATCGACCGGATTCGGGCTCTTCGACTTATTCTGGCGCTGGAGTTGGCGGAGCACTTTAAGCGCGAGATATTCAGCATTACCAACGACCCGACCCCGGAAGTGCGCGCGACCGCGATCCGGGCCCTGGGCAGAATTGGAGACCTGACGAGTCATCGCATCCTGGAGCGAGCTCTGGCCCAGGACACGCCGCTTGTTCAGACTCAAGCCCTCGAAGCCCTTGAACAGATGGGCGGCATCAAGGAAACCAGCCTTTTCATTCCGCTGCTGAAGAGCCCCGACGCCAATGTCCGCGCCGCGGCAGTGCGCATTCTACTGAAGATGCGGGTTCCCGAGGCCGCCTCCTCGCTGGTTGCGATGATGCAAGACGCACGCATCGAGCATCGCTGTATGGCCCTATGGGTCGTCGACCAGTATCGGCTGGCCGCGATTGCGCCCCGCTTGCGCGATATGGTCAAGAATGATCCCGATCCCAGAATCGCACGAACCGCCCAGCAAGTCCTCAGGCGGATCGAACGAGGAAACGTCGAAGTCTCATCGGCCTCGGGCATCCATTCGCAGGCAAGAGGGGTCGAATCATGA